A genome region from Ottowia testudinis includes the following:
- a CDS encoding ABC transporter permease: MSSLVSRWWDSDVGYSFRNSPTAIIAAVIALVCVVCAVFAHWVAPHNPLDLTTLELSDARLPPAWSEGGSRKYLLGTDDQGRDILSALIYGARISLVVGVASVIISVLVGVALGLIAGFKGGWIDSFLMRVCDVMLSFPAILIALLIAGVGRALFPNANESLAFGVLIIAISLTGWVQYARTVRGSTMVERGKEYVQAARVTGVSNWRIMVKHVLPNVLGPVMVLATIQVATAIITEATLSFLGVGVPPTSPSLGTLIRVGNDYLFSGEWWITIFPGVMLVLIALSVNLLGDWLRDALNPRLR; this comes from the coding sequence ATGAGCAGTCTGGTATCCCGCTGGTGGGACAGCGATGTCGGTTACAGCTTTCGCAACTCGCCCACGGCCATCATCGCGGCGGTGATTGCCCTGGTCTGCGTGGTCTGCGCGGTGTTTGCCCACTGGGTGGCGCCGCACAATCCGCTGGACCTGACGACGCTGGAGCTGAGCGACGCGCGCCTGCCGCCTGCGTGGTCGGAAGGCGGCAGCCGCAAATACCTGCTGGGCACCGACGATCAAGGACGCGACATCCTCTCGGCGCTGATCTACGGCGCGCGCATCTCGCTGGTGGTGGGCGTGGCCTCGGTCATCATCTCTGTGCTGGTCGGCGTGGCGCTGGGGCTCATCGCGGGCTTCAAGGGCGGCTGGATCGATTCGTTCCTGATGCGCGTGTGCGACGTGATGCTGTCGTTTCCCGCCATCCTGATCGCGCTGCTGATCGCCGGCGTGGGGCGGGCATTGTTCCCGAATGCCAATGAATCGCTGGCATTCGGCGTGCTGATCATCGCCATCTCGCTCACCGGCTGGGTGCAGTATGCGCGCACGGTGCGCGGCAGCACCATGGTCGAGCGCGGCAAGGAATACGTGCAGGCCGCGCGCGTCACCGGCGTCTCCAACTGGCGCATCATGGTCAAGCACGTGCTGCCCAACGTGCTGGGGCCGGTGATGGTGCTGGCGACCATTCAGGTGGCTACGGCCATCATCACCGAGGCGACGCTTTCGTTTCTGGGCGTTGGTGTGCCGCCGACATCGCCCTCGCTCGGCACGCTGATCCGCGTCGGCAACGATTACCTGTTCTCGGGCGAGTGGTGGATCACGATTTTTCCGGGCGTCATGCTGGTGCTGATCGCCCTCAGTGTGAACCTGCTGGGCGACTGGCTGCGCGATGCTCTGAACCCGAGGTTGCGGTGA
- a CDS encoding L,D-transpeptidase family protein — MPAQPFPLFLSSRRRWLAQAGWGAVACVAAPASGAARRGAAPPRYPLAPRQHFWLPHLSPSGPVVALVNLHTQMIQVFRDGVAIGFSSVSTGKAGHGTPPGVYPVLQKARHHRSSTYNNAPMPYMLRLTWPGVALHGGHLPGYPASHGCIRLPHAFAARVFETLRLGDLVMVVRHALPSGASPITLLAPITAQAAPMLPAGALTARNFWRAAPPAPGVPLTLLASLPQQRLHVLQAGALLAACNLPPVAPGTAPEGNGLCLWQADGERAAWRAEGDASTEALAARWWLASGEVAQRLRPHLAAGSRLLISALPAINDVHRGLAGAAG; from the coding sequence ATGCCGGCGCAGCCCTTCCCCCTCTTTTTGTCATCGCGCCGCCGCTGGCTGGCCCAGGCGGGCTGGGGCGCGGTCGCCTGCGTGGCGGCACCGGCCAGTGGGGCGGCACGCCGGGGCGCCGCACCGCCGCGCTATCCGCTGGCGCCGCGCCAGCATTTCTGGCTGCCGCACCTGTCGCCGAGCGGGCCGGTGGTCGCCTTGGTCAATCTGCACACGCAGATGATCCAGGTGTTCCGCGATGGCGTGGCGATCGGGTTCTCCAGCGTCAGCACCGGCAAGGCGGGCCACGGCACGCCGCCCGGCGTGTACCCGGTGCTGCAAAAGGCGCGGCACCACCGATCGAGCACCTACAACAACGCGCCCATGCCCTACATGCTGCGGCTGACCTGGCCGGGCGTGGCGCTGCACGGCGGGCATTTGCCGGGCTATCCGGCGTCGCACGGCTGCATCCGGCTGCCGCACGCATTCGCGGCGCGTGTGTTCGAGACCCTGCGCCTGGGCGATTTGGTGATGGTGGTGCGCCATGCGCTGCCCAGCGGCGCCTCGCCCATCACGCTGCTGGCGCCGATCACGGCGCAGGCGGCGCCCATGCTGCCCGCGGGCGCGCTGACCGCCCGCAACTTCTGGCGCGCGGCGCCGCCAGCACCGGGTGTGCCGCTTACCCTGCTGGCCAGTTTGCCGCAGCAACGCCTGCATGTGCTGCAAGCCGGCGCGTTGCTGGCGGCGTGCAACTTGCCGCCCGTGGCGCCAGGCACGGCACCAGAAGGCAACGGCTTGTGTCTGTGGCAAGCCGACGGCGAGCGCGCCGCCTGGCGCGCCGAGGGGGATGCGTCAACCGAGGCGCTGGCTGCTCGGTGGTGGCTCGCCAGCGGCGAGGTGGCTCAGCGCCTGCGGCCCCACCTGGCGGCGGGCAGCCGCCTGCTGATCAGCGCCCTGCCAGCAATCAACGACGTGCATCGAGGTTTGGCGGGCGCCGCCGGATGA
- a CDS encoding ABC transporter substrate-binding protein, producing MRLALMGSALAAMVSVASAQTVRIANQGDALSLDPHSLNETLQLSVNANVYESLAGRDKKMNIAPLLATSWKQTSPTVWRFDLRKNVKFHDGTPFTADDVVFSFARAAGEGSDMKAHLAEVKEVRKVDDHTIDIETRAPLPILPAVISSTAIMSKKWCEENQAVRPVDKRKGIENTASFKANGTGPFRVRERQPNVRTTFTRNPQYWGKIDGNVQEVIFTPIASPSTRVAALASGQVDIMEPVPVQDVARLNSGNTRVITGPELRTIFLGMDQKRDELLFSSVKGKNPFKDKRVRQAFYQAIDIDGIRKTIMRDASRPTALMVGPGVNGWNAEQDKRLPYDVEGAKKLMADAGYPSGFEVTMNCPTDRYMNDGQICQAVAANLSKIGVKVNLQAETKGTYFPRVLRRDTSFYMLGWAPTSYDAHNVLSSLTACADDKGNGQFNLGSYCNPKLDEVIKKIQVETDQPKRDALIREAFQIHMDDIGHLPLHQQSLAWGVSRKVDLVQLADNFMFFKWITVKNK from the coding sequence ATGCGTCTGGCGTTGATGGGCAGCGCGCTGGCGGCCATGGTTTCAGTGGCGTCGGCGCAGACCGTTCGCATTGCCAACCAGGGCGATGCCTTGTCGCTCGACCCGCATTCGCTCAACGAGACGCTGCAGTTGAGCGTCAACGCCAACGTCTATGAATCGCTGGCGGGGCGCGACAAGAAGATGAACATCGCGCCGCTGCTGGCGACATCCTGGAAGCAGACCTCGCCCACCGTGTGGCGCTTTGACCTGCGCAAGAACGTCAAATTTCACGACGGCACCCCGTTCACCGCCGATGATGTGGTGTTCAGCTTTGCACGCGCGGCCGGCGAGGGCTCCGACATGAAGGCGCACTTGGCGGAAGTCAAGGAAGTGCGCAAGGTGGACGACCACACCATCGACATCGAAACCCGCGCGCCGCTGCCCATCCTGCCGGCGGTGATTTCCAGCACCGCCATCATGAGCAAGAAATGGTGCGAGGAGAACCAGGCCGTGCGCCCGGTCGACAAGCGCAAGGGCATCGAGAACACCGCTTCGTTTAAGGCCAACGGCACCGGGCCGTTCCGCGTGCGCGAGCGCCAGCCCAACGTGCGCACCACCTTCACGCGCAACCCGCAGTACTGGGGAAAGATCGATGGCAACGTGCAGGAGGTGATCTTCACCCCCATCGCCAGCCCTTCGACCCGCGTCGCGGCGCTTGCTTCGGGTCAGGTGGACATCATGGAGCCGGTGCCCGTGCAGGACGTGGCGCGGCTCAACAGCGGCAACACCCGCGTCATCACAGGGCCTGAGCTGCGCACCATCTTCCTCGGCATGGACCAGAAACGCGACGAGCTGCTGTTCTCCAGTGTCAAAGGCAAGAACCCGTTCAAGGACAAGCGGGTGCGCCAAGCGTTCTACCAGGCGATCGACATCGACGGCATTCGCAAGACCATCATGCGCGATGCGTCGCGGCCCACGGCCTTGATGGTGGGCCCCGGCGTGAACGGGTGGAACGCCGAGCAGGACAAGCGCCTGCCCTACGACGTGGAAGGCGCGAAAAAGCTGATGGCGGACGCGGGCTACCCCAGTGGCTTTGAGGTGACCATGAACTGCCCCACGGACCGTTACATGAACGATGGGCAGATCTGCCAAGCGGTGGCCGCCAACCTGTCGAAGATCGGCGTCAAGGTCAACCTGCAGGCCGAAACCAAGGGCACCTACTTCCCGCGCGTTCTGCGGCGCGATACCAGCTTCTACATGCTCGGCTGGGCGCCCACCAGTTACGACGCGCACAACGTGCTGAGCTCGCTCACCGCGTGCGCGGACGACAAGGGCAATGGTCAGTTCAACCTGGGTTCCTACTGCAACCCCAAGCTTGACGAGGTGATCAAGAAGATTCAGGTCGAAACCGACCAACCCAAGCGCGATGCGCTGATCAGGGAAGCTTTTCAGATCCACATGGACGACATCGGCCACTTGCCGCTGCACCAGCAGTCGCTGGCCTGGGGCGTCAGCCGCAAGGTGGACTTGGTGCAGCTGGCCGACAACTTCATGTTCTTCAAGTGGATTACCGTCAAGAACAAGTGA
- a CDS encoding ABC transporter ATP-binding protein: MPLLQVKNLIVEFPSRRGNLRALDDISFDIAPGEILGVVGESGAGKSLTGASIIGLLEPPGRVAGGQILLEGQRIDHLPHEQMRHIRGRKIGAIFQDPLTSLNPLYSVGRQLIETIQTHLPMSADAARRRAIDLLKDTGIPAAEQRIDHYPHQFSGGMRQRVVIALALAAEPKLIVADEPTTALDVSIQAQIISLLKKVCRERGAAVMLITHDMGVIAETCDRVAVMYAGRIAEIGPVHEVINHPAHPYTAGLMAAIPDMESDREQLYQIDGAMPRLTAIPPGCAFHPRCERGFEARCRAERPELMAAGATQAACWFPVEQKAVAA; encoded by the coding sequence ATGCCGCTTCTGCAAGTCAAGAACCTGATCGTTGAATTCCCCAGCCGGCGCGGCAATCTGCGTGCGCTGGACGACATTTCATTCGACATCGCGCCGGGCGAAATCCTAGGCGTGGTGGGCGAATCGGGCGCGGGCAAATCGCTCACGGGCGCGTCCATCATCGGCCTGCTGGAGCCACCTGGCCGCGTGGCGGGCGGCCAGATTCTGCTGGAGGGCCAGCGCATCGACCACCTGCCGCACGAGCAGATGCGCCACATTCGCGGCCGCAAGATCGGCGCCATTTTTCAAGACCCGCTGACCTCGCTCAACCCGCTGTATTCGGTCGGGCGGCAGCTGATCGAGACGATCCAGACGCATTTGCCGATGAGCGCCGATGCCGCGCGCCGCCGCGCCATCGATCTGCTGAAAGACACCGGCATCCCGGCGGCCGAGCAGCGCATCGACCATTACCCGCACCAGTTCAGCGGCGGCATGCGCCAGCGCGTGGTGATTGCGCTGGCGTTGGCGGCCGAGCCCAAGCTGATCGTGGCCGACGAGCCGACCACCGCGCTCGACGTGTCGATCCAGGCGCAAATCATCAGCCTGCTGAAAAAAGTGTGCCGCGAGCGCGGCGCGGCGGTGATGCTGATCACGCACGACATGGGCGTGATCGCCGAAACTTGCGACCGCGTGGCGGTGATGTACGCCGGCCGCATCGCCGAAATCGGGCCGGTGCACGAGGTCATCAACCACCCCGCGCACCCGTACACGGCGGGGCTGATGGCGGCCATTCCCGACATGGAGAGCGACCGTGAGCAGCTTTATCAGATCGATGGCGCGATGCCGCGGCTGACCGCGATTCCGCCCGGCTGCGCGTTCCACCCGCGCTGCGAGCGCGGCTTTGAGGCGCGTTGTCGCGCCGAGCGGCCTGAGCTGATGGCCGCGGGCGCCACGCAAGCCGCGTGCTGGTTTCCGGTGGAGCAGAAGGCGGTGGCGGCATGA
- the groL gene encoding chaperonin GroEL (60 kDa chaperone family; promotes refolding of misfolded polypeptides especially under stressful conditions; forms two stacked rings of heptamers to form a barrel-shaped 14mer; ends can be capped by GroES; misfolded proteins enter the barrel where they are refolded when GroES binds), which translates to MAAKDVVFGADARHRMVEGVNILANAVKTTLGPKGRNVVLERSFGAPTVTKDGVSVAKEIELKDKLQNMGAQMVKEVASKTSDAAGDGTTTATVLAQSIVREGMKYVAAGMNPMDLKRGIDKAVAALVEQLKKASKATTTSKEIAQVGSISANSDESIGKIIADAMDKVGKEGVITVEDGKSLDNELDVVEGMQFDRGYLSPYFINNPEKQAALLDNPYVLLFDKKISNIRELLPTLEAVAKAGRPLLIIAEEVEGEALATLVVNTIRGILKVVAVKAPGFGDRRKAMLEDIAILTGGKVIAEEVGLSLEKVTLADLGQAKTIEVGKENTTIIDGAGKAADIEARVKQIRVQIEEATSDYDREKLQERVAKLAGGVAVIKVGAATEVEMKEKKARVEDALHATRAAVEEGIVAGGGVALLRAKQAAGEIKGSNPDQDAGIKLVLKAIEFPLREIVINAGDEASVVVNRVLEGKGNFGYNAANGEYGDMIEMGILDPTKVTRTALQNAASVASLMLTTEVMVAEAPKDDAPAGGMPGGMGGMGGMDGMM; encoded by the coding sequence ATGGCAGCAAAAGACGTAGTTTTCGGCGCGGATGCGCGCCACCGCATGGTTGAAGGCGTGAACATCCTGGCCAACGCCGTCAAAACCACCCTGGGCCCCAAGGGCCGCAACGTGGTGCTGGAGCGCTCGTTCGGCGCCCCCACTGTGACCAAGGACGGTGTTTCGGTCGCCAAGGAGATCGAGCTGAAGGACAAGCTGCAGAACATGGGCGCGCAGATGGTCAAGGAAGTCGCTTCCAAGACCAGCGACGCCGCCGGTGACGGCACCACCACCGCCACCGTGCTGGCCCAGTCCATCGTGCGCGAGGGCATGAAGTACGTGGCCGCCGGCATGAATCCGATGGACCTGAAGCGCGGCATCGACAAGGCCGTCGCCGCCCTGGTCGAGCAGCTCAAGAAGGCCAGCAAGGCCACCACCACCAGCAAGGAAATCGCCCAGGTCGGCTCCATTTCCGCCAACTCCGACGAGTCCATCGGCAAGATCATTGCCGATGCGATGGACAAGGTGGGCAAAGAGGGCGTGATCACCGTTGAAGACGGCAAATCGCTCGACAACGAGCTGGACGTGGTCGAAGGCATGCAGTTCGACCGCGGCTACCTGTCGCCCTACTTCATCAACAACCCCGAAAAGCAGGCTGCGCTGCTGGACAACCCCTACGTGCTGCTGTTCGACAAGAAGATCAGCAACATCCGCGAGCTGCTGCCCACGCTGGAAGCCGTGGCCAAGGCCGGCCGTCCGCTGCTGATCATCGCTGAGGAAGTCGAAGGCGAAGCGCTGGCGACCCTGGTGGTCAACACCATCCGCGGCATCCTGAAAGTGGTGGCCGTCAAGGCGCCGGGCTTCGGCGATCGCCGCAAGGCCATGCTGGAAGACATCGCCATCCTGACCGGCGGCAAGGTGATCGCTGAAGAAGTGGGCCTGTCGCTGGAAAAGGTGACGCTGGCCGACCTGGGCCAGGCCAAGACGATCGAAGTGGGCAAGGAGAACACGACGATCATCGACGGCGCCGGCAAGGCCGCCGACATCGAGGCGCGCGTCAAGCAGATCCGCGTGCAGATCGAGGAAGCCACCAGCGACTACGACCGTGAGAAGCTGCAAGAGCGCGTGGCCAAGCTGGCCGGCGGCGTGGCCGTGATCAAGGTGGGTGCTGCCACCGAAGTCGAGATGAAAGAGAAGAAGGCCCGCGTGGAAGACGCCCTGCACGCCACGCGCGCCGCGGTGGAAGAAGGCATCGTGGCCGGCGGTGGCGTGGCGCTGCTGCGTGCCAAGCAGGCCGCGGGTGAGATCAAGGGCTCCAACCCCGACCAGGACGCCGGCATCAAGCTGGTGCTGAAGGCCATCGAGTTCCCGCTGCGCGAGATCGTCATCAACGCCGGCGACGAAGCCAGCGTGGTGGTCAACCGCGTGCTGGAAGGCAAGGGCAATTTCGGCTACAACGCCGCCAACGGCGAGTATGGCGACATGATCGAGATGGGCATTCTGGACCCGACCAAGGTCACGCGCACCGCGCTGCAGAACGCCGCTTCCGTGGCCAGCCTGATGCTGACGACCGAAGTGATGGTCGCCGAAGCACCGAAGGACGACGCCCCGGCCGGCGGCATGCCGGGCGGCATGGGCGGCATGGGTGGCATGGACGGGATGATGTAA
- the pgi gene encoding glucose-6-phosphate isomerase yields the protein MSWRDRPRCDETPAWALLQAHAQHHFSAAAGGDAFDLRRVFADDARRFDDFSAPAPHIFADLSKNLLDRDARALLVQLARECRLPEHCAAMLAGAPVNGTEGRAALHPLLRLPDSGDGKRDASQIARSTSADRQEMLIFSERIRNGDAFKDVVHIGIGGSDLGPRLAVQALAPHTLECTGARGPRLHFVANMDGHELDGVLARGLDAARTLFVIASKSFGTAETLLNARSATAWLRAQGVRDVAPHLVAVTARPDVARAFGVGRCLQFADGVGGRYSLWSAIGLPLAIALGADGFRALLAGAHAMDRHFADAPLESNLPVQLGLLDVWYRNFLNASSRCVAPYHHGLRRLPAYLQQLEMESNGKSVDARGRPLAVASAPVIWGEPGTNAQHAFFQMLHQGSDLVPVEFIVVSQPAHALAGHHQALIANALAQSRALMLGQVHVQPHLRFAGNRPSTTLLLDELSPASLGALLALYEHRTFVAGSLWGLNSFDQWGVELGKRLATGIEAAWQHPTADASLDPSSAGLLARLRRH from the coding sequence ATGAGCTGGCGAGACCGACCGCGCTGCGACGAAACGCCGGCCTGGGCGTTGCTGCAGGCGCACGCTCAGCATCACTTCAGCGCGGCGGCCGGGGGCGACGCGTTTGATCTGCGGCGGGTGTTCGCCGACGATGCGCGTCGCTTTGACGACTTCAGCGCGCCGGCGCCGCACATCTTTGCCGATCTTTCGAAGAACCTGCTCGACCGCGACGCGCGCGCACTGCTGGTGCAACTGGCGCGTGAGTGCCGCCTGCCCGAGCACTGCGCCGCGATGCTGGCTGGAGCGCCGGTCAACGGCACCGAAGGGCGCGCCGCGCTGCACCCCCTGCTGCGTTTGCCCGACAGCGGCGATGGCAAAAGAGATGCAAGTCAAATCGCCCGTTCAACAAGCGCAGACCGGCAGGAAATGCTCATTTTTTCAGAGCGTATAAGAAATGGCGATGCCTTCAAGGACGTGGTGCACATCGGCATCGGCGGTTCTGATCTGGGGCCGCGCCTGGCGGTGCAGGCGCTGGCGCCGCACACGCTGGAGTGCACGGGCGCGCGCGGGCCGCGCCTGCATTTCGTGGCCAACATGGATGGGCACGAGCTGGACGGCGTGCTGGCGCGCGGGCTGGATGCGGCCAGAACGCTGTTCGTCATTGCCTCCAAAAGCTTTGGCACGGCCGAGACGCTGCTGAATGCGCGCTCGGCCACCGCGTGGCTGCGCGCGCAAGGCGTGCGCGACGTCGCGCCCCACCTGGTGGCGGTGACAGCGCGGCCAGACGTGGCGCGGGCCTTCGGCGTCGGCCGCTGTCTGCAGTTTGCCGATGGCGTGGGCGGTCGCTACTCGCTGTGGTCAGCGATCGGGTTGCCGCTGGCGATCGCGCTGGGGGCCGATGGTTTTCGCGCGCTGCTGGCTGGCGCGCACGCCATGGACCGGCACTTTGCCGATGCCCCGCTCGAATCAAACCTGCCGGTGCAGCTGGGTCTGCTCGACGTGTGGTACCGCAACTTCCTGAATGCGAGCAGCCGTTGCGTGGCGCCATACCACCACGGCTTGCGGCGCCTGCCGGCATATCTGCAGCAGTTGGAGATGGAAAGCAACGGCAAGTCGGTTGATGCGCGTGGCCGCCCGCTGGCAGTGGCCAGCGCGCCGGTGATCTGGGGCGAGCCGGGCACCAATGCGCAGCACGCGTTTTTTCAGATGCTGCATCAGGGCAGTGACTTGGTGCCGGTGGAATTCATCGTGGTGAGCCAGCCCGCGCACGCGCTGGCCGGCCACCACCAGGCGCTGATCGCGAACGCGCTGGCGCAGTCGCGCGCGCTGATGCTGGGGCAGGTGCATGTGCAACCGCACCTGCGCTTTGCCGGCAACCGGCCCTCGACCACGCTGCTTCTCGATGAGCTTTCGCCCGCGAGCTTGGGCGCGTTGCTGGCGCTCTACGAACATCGCACCTTTGTCGCCGGCTCGCTGTGGGGTTTGAACAGTTTCGACCAATGGGGCGTGGAGCTGGGCAAGCGGCTGGCCACTGGCATCGAGGCGGCATGGCAGCATCCGACGGCTGACGCGTCGCTCGACCCTTCCAGCGCAGGCCTGCTGGCGCGGCTGCGCCGCCATTGA
- a CDS encoding ABC transporter ATP-binding protein translates to MRAHALAKTFDVSPPLLNRLLEGKPRQLLHAVDDATFTIMKGQTLALVGESGCGKSTAARLLVGLYAPTRGTFHFDGEDAHATFKAGGERSRKLRERIQMIFQDPYASLNPRWKVGDIIAEPMREHATVQGKAAQEQRVGELLQSVGLAPADMVKYPHQFSGGQRQRISIARALATQPEFLVCDEPTSALDVSVQAQVLNIMKNLQRERGLTYLFISHNLAVVRHVSDQVGVMYLGRIVELAPKHALFDAPRHPYTRMLLDAIPKMHDTGRARTPVQGEVPNPLNPPTGCTFHPRCPHANARCSAERPAMLHLHGIQVACHAVEEGRI, encoded by the coding sequence GTGCGCGCCCACGCCCTGGCCAAGACCTTCGACGTCTCGCCCCCGTTGCTCAACCGCCTGCTCGAAGGCAAGCCGCGCCAGCTGCTGCACGCGGTGGACGACGCCACCTTCACCATCATGAAGGGTCAGACGCTGGCGTTGGTGGGCGAATCGGGCTGCGGTAAAAGCACGGCCGCGCGCTTGCTGGTGGGGCTGTACGCGCCCACGCGCGGCACCTTCCACTTCGACGGCGAGGACGCGCACGCCACCTTCAAGGCCGGCGGCGAGCGTTCGCGCAAGCTGCGCGAGCGCATCCAGATGATTTTTCAGGACCCCTATGCCAGCCTCAACCCGCGCTGGAAGGTGGGCGACATCATTGCCGAGCCGATGCGCGAGCACGCCACGGTGCAAGGCAAGGCGGCGCAGGAGCAGCGCGTGGGCGAGCTGCTGCAATCCGTGGGCCTGGCGCCGGCCGACATGGTGAAGTACCCGCACCAGTTCTCGGGCGGGCAGCGCCAGCGCATCTCGATCGCGCGTGCGCTGGCCACGCAACCCGAGTTTCTGGTGTGTGACGAGCCGACCAGCGCGCTCGACGTCAGCGTGCAGGCGCAGGTGCTCAACATCATGAAGAACCTGCAGCGCGAGCGCGGGTTGACGTATCTCTTCATCAGCCACAACCTGGCCGTGGTGCGCCACGTGAGCGATCAGGTCGGCGTGATGTACCTTGGCCGCATCGTCGAGCTGGCGCCCAAGCACGCGCTGTTCGACGCGCCGCGCCACCCGTACACGCGCATGCTGCTGGACGCCATCCCCAAGATGCACGATACCGGCCGCGCACGCACGCCGGTGCAGGGCGAAGTGCCCAACCCGCTGAACCCGCCGACCGGCTGCACCTTTCACCCGCGCTGCCCGCACGCCAACGCGCGCTGCTCGGCCGAGCGGCCGGCCATGCTGCACTTGCACGGCATCCAGGTAGCGTGCCACGCGGTGGAAGAAGGCCGCATCTGA
- a CDS encoding ABC transporter permease, protein MGAFILRRLLQAIIVMVSVAFIAFLLFQYVGDPVVFLLGQDATPEQIRQLRADLGLDQPFFVQFWHFLVNAAQGEFGLSLRQGAKVSRLLGERFPATFELALVAAVLALVVGIPMGVYAALKRGSFLSQVFMTVSLLGVSLPTFLIGILLILIFSVWLGWLPSFGRGETVNLGWWSSGLFTVDGWLHMILPAITLAIFQLTLIMRLVRAEMLEVLRTDYIKFARARGLSDRAIYFGHALKNTLVPVMTITGLQLGGLIAFAIITETVFQWPGMGLLFIQAVTFADVPVMAAYLCLIALIFVVINLIVDMLYVVVDPRLRVSSAGGH, encoded by the coding sequence GCAGGCCATCATCGTGATGGTCTCGGTGGCCTTCATTGCTTTCTTGCTGTTTCAGTATGTGGGCGATCCCGTGGTGTTTTTGCTCGGGCAGGACGCGACGCCGGAGCAGATCCGCCAGTTGCGCGCCGATCTGGGGCTGGATCAGCCTTTCTTCGTGCAGTTTTGGCACTTTCTGGTCAATGCCGCGCAGGGCGAATTCGGTCTTAGCCTGCGCCAGGGTGCCAAGGTCTCGCGCTTGCTGGGCGAGCGCTTTCCGGCCACCTTCGAGCTGGCGCTGGTGGCCGCGGTGCTGGCGTTGGTGGTCGGCATTCCGATGGGTGTCTACGCAGCGCTCAAGCGCGGCAGCTTTCTGAGCCAGGTGTTCATGACGGTGTCGCTGCTCGGCGTGTCGCTGCCCACCTTCCTGATCGGTATCTTGCTGATCCTGATCTTCTCGGTCTGGCTGGGCTGGTTGCCCAGCTTTGGCCGTGGCGAAACGGTGAACCTCGGCTGGTGGAGCTCGGGCCTGTTCACCGTCGACGGCTGGCTGCACATGATCCTGCCGGCCATCACGCTGGCGATCTTTCAGCTCACGCTCATCATGCGGCTGGTGCGCGCCGAGATGCTCGAAGTGCTGCGCACCGACTACATCAAGTTCGCGCGCGCGCGGGGTCTTTCCGACCGTGCGATCTACTTTGGTCACGCGCTCAAGAACACGCTGGTGCCCGTGATGACCATCACCGGTCTGCAGCTGGGTGGCCTGATCGCGTTTGCCATCATCACGGAGACCGTGTTCCAGTGGCCCGGCATGGGCCTGCTGTTCATCCAAGCCGTGACCTTTGCCGACGTGCCGGTGATGGCGGCCTATCTGTGTTTGATCGCGCTGATCTTCGTCGTCATCAACCTGATCGTCGACATGCTCTATGTCGTGGTCGATCCGCGTCTGCGCGTGTCCAGCGCCGGCGGCCATTGA
- the tal gene encoding transaldolase — MNQLDALKQFTTVVADTGDFKQLAAFQPQDATTNPSLILKAVQKPEYAPLLLETVATHRGQPLGEVADRLLVRFGTEILSIIPGRVSTEVDARLSFDENATYTRAERLIELYQAAGVPTDRVLIKIAATWEGIRAAERLQQRGINCNLTLLFSFCQAVACGQAKVQLISPFVGRIHDWYKKAAGASWDEAAMAGANDPGVRSVQRIFDHYKRHGIATEVMGASFRNVGQITALAGCDLLTISPELLAQLAASEVPLARALDAAAVRQRDLPAVQYDEAQFRLALNHDAMATEKLAEGIRAFIADAEKLDALMQAA; from the coding sequence ATGAACCAGCTCGACGCGCTTAAGCAATTCACCACCGTGGTCGCCGACACGGGCGACTTCAAGCAACTGGCCGCGTTTCAGCCGCAAGACGCCACCACCAACCCCTCGCTCATTCTGAAGGCGGTGCAAAAGCCCGAGTACGCGCCGCTGCTGCTGGAGACCGTGGCCACGCACCGCGGCCAGCCGCTCGGTGAAGTGGCCGACCGCCTGCTGGTGCGCTTTGGGACCGAGATCCTGTCGATCATCCCCGGCCGCGTATCGACCGAAGTGGACGCTCGCCTGTCGTTTGACGAAAACGCCACCTACACGCGCGCCGAGCGGCTCATCGAGCTGTACCAGGCGGCCGGCGTTCCGACCGACCGCGTCCTTATCAAGATCGCCGCCACCTGGGAGGGCATTCGCGCCGCCGAGCGCCTGCAGCAGCGCGGCATCAACTGCAACCTGACGCTGCTGTTCAGCTTTTGCCAGGCGGTGGCTTGCGGGCAGGCCAAGGTGCAGCTGATTTCGCCGTTCGTCGGCCGCATCCACGACTGGTACAAAAAGGCCGCCGGCGCGAGCTGGGACGAAGCCGCCATGGCCGGTGCCAACGACCCCGGCGTGCGATCCGTCCAGCGTATTTTCGATCACTACAAGCGCCACGGCATCGCCACCGAGGTGATGGGCGCCAGCTTTCGCAACGTTGGTCAGATCACCGCGCTGGCCGGTTGTGACCTGCTCACCATCAGTCCAGAATTGCTGGCGCAACTGGCCGCCAGCGAGGTGCCGCTGGCCCGCGCGCTCGATGCCGCAGCGGTGCGCCAGCGCGATCTGCCCGCCGTGCAATACGACGAAGCGCAGTTCCGCCTCGCGCTGAACCACGACGCCATGGCGACCGAAAAGCTGGCCGAAGGCATTCGCGCCTTTATCGCCGACGCCGAAAAGCTCGACGCCTTGATGCAGGCCGCCTGA